A portion of the Pomacea canaliculata isolate SZHN2017 linkage group LG13, ASM307304v1, whole genome shotgun sequence genome contains these proteins:
- the LOC112554072 gene encoding LOW QUALITY PROTEIN: BTB/POZ domain-containing protein 6-like (The sequence of the model RefSeq protein was modified relative to this genomic sequence to represent the inferred CDS: inserted 2 bases in 2 codons), giving the protein MTGGVYPGLQPDTPENRKPPVVTFQGSPTRKNGEDEMSSGNWQQGKSVLACNRHMLENQLACDVWFSVGPGRERVGAHRYVLQSRSGVFFAMFDEPGEELTEIGLPETSPKVFWQFLRYLYYEELHPAVDSVFGLLKLAEEYELLAVQEMCLLFLRDCLTEHTVCDILEVAHRHDDQALHKEAMAYIRKHGEDVVQTAGXGRLCRDCLNQVLTMDGLDLNPDIREEVTDRWARRQCERRECEPTADNKLNSLGDVIYVKRDDTTSHRYVLDTVSERHLSREGKDLTPXPRRLSTDDLPDDSLSVTSNSTVASRSSGGSQSSRKSQTSCATWPEASQVTRFREVVGDLPSDGSNADAITFTADRDVSLYGFGIYGSKQPGEAAYRVDTILTRKKKDVVMESISIKGAGIVLPVMLQKPVQLERGKPYTLEVYVHGPPCHCGADGIATVTDGVTTFTFSRARTVKGNRTTERKGQIPRLYFVPL; this is encoded by the exons ATGACGGGAGGCGTCTACCCGGGGCTGCAGCCCGATACTCCCGAGAATAGGAAACCGCCTGTGGTCACCTTCCAAGGTTCACCCACGCGCAAGAATGGAGAAGACGAAATGAGTTCTGGGAATTGGCAGCAGGGCAAG AGTGTGCTGGCGTGCAACCGCCACATGCTGGAGAACCAGTTGGCATGTGACGTGTGGTTCAGCGTGGGCCCCGGCAGGGAGCGGGTGGGAGCCCATCGTTATGTCCTGCAGTCCAGGTCCGGCGTTTTCTTCGCCATGTTCGACGAGCCCGGGGAGGAGCTGACCGAGATAGGCCTGCCAGAAACCAGCCCTAAAGTCTTCTGGCAGTTCTTGAG GTACCTGTACTATGAAGAGCTGCACCCCGCCGTGGACTCGGTGTTCGGCCTGCTGAAGCTAGCGGAGGAGTACGAGCTGCTGGCGGTTCAAGAAATGTGTCTGCTGTTCTTGCGAGACTGCCTGACGGAGCACACGGTGTGTGACATCCTAGAGGTCGCCCACAGACACGACGACCAGGCGCTGCACAAGGAGGCCATGGCGTACATCCGCAAACACGGCGAGGACGTGGTGCAGACGGCGG ATGGACGGCTGTGTCGAGACTGCCTCAATCAG GTGCTGACTATGGACGGGCTGGACCTTAACCCCGATATCAGAGAGGAGGTGACGGACCGCTGGGCTCGCCGTCAGTGTGAGAGGAGGGAGTGCGAGCCGACTGCCGACAACAAACTGAATTCCCTGGGCGACGTCATCTACGTCAAGCGCGATGACACTACGTCGCACCGCTACGTCCTGGACACCGTCAGCGAGCGCCACCTCTCGCGGGAGGGCAAAGACCTCACAC CGCCTCGTCGACTCAGCACCGACGACCTGCCCGACGACAGCCTGTCTGTGACATCAAACTCCACAGTGGCCTCCCGTAGCAGCGGGGGATCGCAGAGCTCTAGGAAATCGCAGACCTCCTGTGCCACCTGGCCGGAGGCAAGCCAGGTGACGCGCTTTCGCGAGGTGGTTGGGGATCTGCCCAGCGACGGCAGCAACGCGGACGCCATCACCTTCACCGCTGACCGAGATGTAAGCCTGTACGGGTTCGGCATCTACGGCAGCAAGCAGCCAGGCGAGGCCGCCTACCGCGTGGACACTATTCTCACTCGCAAGAAAAAGGACGTGGTCATGGAGTCTATTAGCATCAAGGGGGCCGGCATCGTTTTGCCGGTCATGCTGCAGAAACCCGTGCAGCTGGAGAGGGGCAAGCCCTACACCCTGGAGGTTTATGTACATGGACCGCCCTGCCACTGCGGCGCCGACGGGATTGCAACGGTCACGGACGGTGTCACGACCTTCACCTTCAGCCGGGCACGGACCGTTAAGGGCAACCGCACCACTGAGAGAAAGGGACAGATCCCCCGACTGTACTTCGTGCCATTGTGA